AGACTAAATAGTTCCTCTCCCATTAGGATTTATAATTGGACGTTAACCACGTCAGCCCTTCGTAGAGTCCATCCCCCGTCGTGGCACAGGAGGGCTGCACATACCAATTCCTATCCCTGATCCGGGTCAGGCCCAGTTTCTCCTGGATCTCGTGGGGTTTCATGGCGTCGGGCAGGTCCTGCTTGTTGGCGAAGATGAGGATGATGGCGTCCCGCATCTCCCGGTCGTTGATGATGCGGTGCAGCTCCTGCCGCGCCTCGTCGATGCGGTCGCGGTCGGCGCAGTCCACCACGAAGATGAGCCCCTGCGTGCCCGTGTAGTAGTGCCGCCACAGGGGCCGGATCTTGTCCTGGCCGCCCACGTCCCACACGTTGAACTTGACGTTCTTGTAGGTGACGGTCTCCACGTTGAAGCCCACGGTGGGGATGGTGGTCACCGACTGGCCCAGCTTCAGCTTGTACAGGATCGTGGTCTTGCCGGCCGCGTCCAGCCCCAGCATCAGGATCCGCATCTCCTTGTTCCCGAAGATCTTGGACAGCACCTTGCCCATCTCGGCGGCATCCAAGGGAGGGCGAGAGGGCGAGCGCCGGCCCGGCGGGGAAGGGCGGGCGGGGCTCAGCGCGGGCCGCGCATGGGGCGGCGGGGAGGCGGCTCCGCTGCTCCGCCGGGcccgcggcggcggctccgcccGCTCCTGCCTGGGCTCCCGCCGCGGCGCCTCAGCTCATGGGTgccggcgcggcggcggcgggagggtCCCGAGGGCCGGGGAGCGCCGGGGAGCACCGGGAGTGGCCGCGATGGCCCGGGAGCGTCCCGGCCGTACCTGAGGGCCCCGCGCGCCGCTCCCTCCGCCCGCGCCGCCGGAAAGGGGCCGCGCGCGCCCGCGCCCGCTTCCGCCCCGCCGCCACCCCGCGCATGCGCCCGCGCGGACCCCGCCAcgccccgccgcggccccgccccccttCCGCCCGCGCCttcccgcccgccccgcgcgccTGCGCctgcgccgccgccccgcccccggGGCTCCGCGGGGGGGCGGGGCCTTGCAGCTGATTGGACGGGGCGGAGTCGCGCGTGCGCGGCGCGCGGAGAGGGCGGGGCCGCAGTGGGGAGAGGCGCCACGCGATCGCGCGTCAGCGCGGGGCGCGTCTTAAAGGGGCAGGACCAGAGGGGACCGCGCCCGGGACCGAGCCGTGCCCGGGAGATAAACCCTGCCCGGGACGGGCGCTGTGCGCAGCGGGGATGGGGAGCCCCCGGCACAGGTGCCcggagaggctgtggctgcccccgGGTCCCCGGTAGTGTCCGAGGCCGGGCTGGAAGCGGccggggcagtgggaggtgtccctgccatgggccgGGCCGAGAGGGCCCTTCCAGCCCCTCCGCCCGTGATTCAGCGCTGCCTCATCGGGGCTGTGCCTCCTCCTTGTCTCGGGTCACTCCCAGCGATTCCGGCGGGTGAAACTCCACGGATCAGCGCCCGGGACACCCCGCGGCGGCCGGGGCccgtccctgccctgtgcccggagctgtgcccgggcacgcccggcccggcgcctccTGCACGCACACGCCGGGCCGGTCCCGCCGCCCGGGCCTGCCCACACCCCGCCCCGGGGCCGTGCCGGGGACCGGGACACGGGAACGGTGCCAGCCGCTCCTCCGGGCCGGGGCTCGGGTGCCCACCCGGGTCCTGTGAGTGCCCGCCTGTGTTGGTGGCTGCTCCTGAGTTCGGGGAGTGAATGGGGGAAGCGGCGCCTGGAACACAAATCCCACAAAACCGTGGAATCCCAGACTGGTGccggttggaagggaccttacagcCCATCCCCTTCCacccctgccgtgggcagggacacccagggacacctcccacttgGTCACTTTGGGGTCTCCTGCTGGAGAGCACGGTGTGCATTCCCTTGAGGTTGTGTAGGATTGACTTCACTCTATCTTCCCATTCCCTTCAAAACCACCACACTGTGGGTTGATTTCTATGGCTGATGTCCTGGTACGTGGAAAGCAATCCCTCTTGCAGCTGCCAAGGGAATGCTTTGGTGTCTTTAGGAGATCGGGAGGTCTCCTAAACTGCAGAATTATTAAGGGATCAATTAATAAGGGATCTTCCCTctggtgagcagggacaggaagggctggagctgtgtaGGGAGGTTTAGCTTGGAGATAGGGAAAGAAAGGTTCTtcccctgcagggccaggggttgtTCCATGGTCcctggggtcccttccagctcaggattttccatgattctgtgatgtcaGGAGGATTCTTTGAGGAAGGCTTTGCTCTTTCCTGCAGCGAGCCAAAGGGAGGATGCCAAGGCAAACACAGCATCCATGGCCTCTCCTGGTgagaggctgtgccagggcatggCCTGCTGACCCCAGGGCTCAGGAGTGTCCCTGCCTGCCCGGGCACTGCCAGAGTTCACCTCTGCTGATTAAACCAGCAGATAATGCTGCTAATTACCACACTGGGTTGGGATTTCCAGCaagccctggtcctgctggatGCAGCTGGCTCAGTCTCCTCTCTCACTAGCATGGGATATTTATCTAAACAGAGAGCTGAATATTTGCAGGGCTAAAATTACCATCAGGCTGTGGGTGTTGCTGGGTTTTCACTCAGCTCTGCTCAGTGTGaccatttctgtgctgctgagttCATTCAGTCAGGCAGCACGAGCCCACAAGGGTTACAACAGCAGAGAAAGGTGATGCCAGGAGCTTTGAGGTCCTTCCTTTGCCCATGAGCCGGAATCTGAGTTCTTCCCTCAGCCTCAGAGCAGCTTTTTGTGCTGTCAGGAAATGACTTTTGGTGCTTTTGTTCTGACAGTGCAGAGCGTTGAGGGGAGGGTGTGACTGTGCTGAGGTTGTTCTGCTTTCCTTTGTAAGGGCTGAGAGGCTCCTCTGGGGCTTTCTCCAGGACCAGCAGGTGAGGAGCGTGGATCTCAGGGATTAGGTGAGAATAAAGCACAGGTGCTGGAACACAGGgtgggggctgggggctgtgtcacCCCCTCAGGGTACCACAAAACCCCCTGGAATGAGCACCTGCAGGGTGGGGAAGTTCCCTTTCCATCATCCGCTCCCCACTttgcacccagccctgctgttccTCGGGCCTCTCCTCTTGAATcttggctttgtttgttttgttggagACTGCATTGTCCATCATCCCTGGGCACTGGGTGCAAACAGGGCTTGGCCTGCTTTGGCTTTGCCCATTTCACCTGGCAGAAAGCTTTTCTGAACTCCTTCTGTCCTTTCCCTCCTGGAAAAGTGATGGGacctgtgcagcccctgccagagtttctctgagctgctcctgccctggagtCCTGTGGAGATCggcccctcccagtgcccctgcTCCAATCCTTGTTGTCCCTCTGCCTGCTAACaatgcctcaggtttgagcttttctatttttcacattctgtgctgctttagtgtgtgggtctgggcttcata
The Agelaius phoeniceus isolate bAgePho1 chromosome 6, bAgePho1.hap1, whole genome shotgun sequence DNA segment above includes these coding regions:
- the ARF6 gene encoding ADP-ribosylation factor 6; its protein translation is MGKVLSKIFGNKEMRILMLGLDAAGKTTILYKLKLGQSVTTIPTVGFNVETVTYKNVKFNVWDVGGQDKIRPLWRHYYTGTQGLIFVVDCADRDRIDEARQELHRIINDREMRDAIILIFANKQDLPDAMKPHEIQEKLGLTRIRDRNWYVQPSCATTGDGLYEGLTWLTSNYKS